From a region of the Halomicrobium mukohataei DSM 12286 genome:
- a CDS encoding PP2C family protein-serine/threonine phosphatase, producing the protein MISYCHSNVGQQRSENEDASRCASLDDGRELVVVADGMGGHPKGAEASATAVERLFETVTSETPEDDGPEAVLERGFRAAHDAVTDLAAGERKTPGTTLVAALVADDTATIANVGDSRAYYVDDALRQVTTDQSQVQELVEAGEITPEEATNHPMSHVLSQAVGTADDLDVDLYTQSLSEGWLLLCTDGLTDPVPEDTIEATCLDAASLESAGTALIREANDRGGPDNVTVGLCRTETA; encoded by the coding sequence ATGATCTCGTACTGCCACAGCAACGTCGGTCAGCAGCGTTCCGAAAACGAGGATGCGTCCCGCTGTGCGTCGCTCGACGACGGGCGGGAACTCGTCGTCGTCGCCGACGGCATGGGGGGCCACCCGAAGGGTGCCGAGGCGAGTGCAACGGCTGTCGAGCGACTGTTCGAAACGGTCACCTCGGAGACGCCCGAAGACGACGGGCCAGAGGCCGTGCTCGAACGCGGCTTCCGGGCCGCACACGACGCCGTGACCGATCTCGCGGCGGGCGAGCGCAAGACGCCGGGGACGACGCTCGTCGCCGCACTCGTCGCGGACGACACCGCGACGATCGCCAACGTCGGAGACAGCCGCGCCTACTACGTCGACGACGCACTCCGGCAGGTGACCACCGACCAATCGCAGGTCCAGGAACTCGTCGAGGCGGGCGAGATCACGCCCGAAGAGGCCACGAACCACCCGATGAGCCACGTGCTGTCCCAGGCGGTCGGGACCGCCGACGACCTCGACGTCGACCTGTACACGCAGTCGCTCTCGGAGGGGTGGCTCCTGCTCTGTACGGACGGGCTCACCGATCCCGTTCCGGAGGACACGATCGAGGCGACCTGTCTCGACGCCGCGTCGCTCGAATCCGCGGGGACGGCTCTGATCCGGGAAGCCAACGACCGAGGCGGACCGGACAACGTCACCGTCGGTCTCTGCCGGACCGAAACGGCGTAG
- a CDS encoding serine/threonine-protein kinase has protein sequence MTDDEPPQFVTTTGQFSRDFETTTVESEPVLVHSLEGEGGRAVVGVYSTEIYEGECHLAVGIDEAVSQQTAEPQDPDTAANDEPDTPTTVARPAERVPEPVEPSLPESVTYSELTIGERIGDGGFAEVRAATVESEPDAALAVKRLSDEGTLTGATIDRFVEAGKLWAQCDDHRHVVSVVDWGKVPRPWIAMERLTGGDLRQRLRDADDGLAIDEGLWIASVLAETLADVHHLGVRHFDLRAENVLFAPTPEAAWDLPKIGDWGVAKTQRGGSDPAALDPRYAAPEQFESDRELDHRTDIYQLGAVLYELLTGRVPTATGAEGESVAERSLPTPPSELRPELPSSVDEVVQTALAPAPSERYSRAVYLADALDDLVDDTP, from the coding sequence ATGACGGACGACGAGCCGCCGCAGTTCGTGACGACGACAGGACAGTTCTCGAGGGATTTCGAGACGACGACGGTCGAGTCCGAGCCGGTGCTCGTCCACAGCCTGGAAGGGGAAGGGGGCCGGGCGGTCGTCGGGGTCTACTCGACCGAAATCTACGAGGGCGAGTGTCACCTGGCGGTCGGGATCGACGAGGCAGTCTCACAGCAGACAGCCGAACCACAGGACCCAGACACCGCAGCGAACGACGAGCCCGACACCCCGACGACGGTCGCCAGACCCGCCGAGAGGGTGCCCGAGCCGGTCGAGCCGTCGCTGCCCGAGTCGGTCACCTACAGCGAGCTGACGATCGGCGAGCGCATCGGCGACGGCGGATTCGCTGAGGTCAGGGCTGCGACAGTCGAGTCCGAACCGGACGCGGCGCTCGCGGTCAAGCGCCTGTCCGACGAGGGGACGCTGACCGGAGCGACGATCGACCGGTTCGTCGAAGCGGGGAAGCTGTGGGCCCAGTGTGACGACCACCGCCACGTCGTGAGCGTCGTCGACTGGGGGAAGGTTCCCCGACCCTGGATCGCGATGGAGCGTCTGACCGGCGGCGACCTGCGCCAGCGCCTCCGCGACGCCGACGACGGGCTCGCGATCGACGAGGGGCTGTGGATCGCGAGCGTGCTGGCCGAGACCCTCGCCGACGTACACCACCTCGGGGTCCGGCACTTCGATCTCCGGGCCGAAAACGTCCTCTTCGCCCCGACGCCGGAGGCAGCGTGGGACCTCCCCAAGATCGGCGACTGGGGCGTCGCGAAGACTCAGCGCGGCGGCAGCGATCCGGCAGCGCTCGATCCGCGCTACGCTGCCCCCGAGCAGTTCGAGTCCGACCGGGAACTCGACCACCGGACGGACATCTATCAGCTCGGCGCGGTGCTCTACGAACTGCTGACCGGACGGGTGCCGACGGCGACGGGAGCCGAGGGCGAGTCGGTCGCCGAGCGGTCGCTGCCGACGCCGCCGTCGGAGCTGCGCCCAGAACTGCCGTCGTCGGTCGACGAGGTCGTACAGACCGCGCTCGCACCGGCCCCCTCGGAGCGGTACAGTCGGGCGGTCTACCTCGCCGACGCGCTGGACGATCTCGTCGACGACACGCCGTAG
- a CDS encoding glutaredoxin family protein yields the protein MADTTVTVYTREECHLCDDALRTIRTVAESVARSVDIEVVDVDEASLREEYGDRVPYVLVDDRPAFKFRVDERELRQKLVA from the coding sequence ATGGCGGACACGACAGTGACAGTGTACACCCGGGAGGAGTGTCACCTCTGTGACGACGCGCTCCGGACGATACGGACGGTGGCCGAGTCGGTGGCTCGGTCGGTCGACATCGAAGTCGTCGACGTCGACGAGGCGTCGCTGCGCGAGGAGTACGGCGACCGCGTCCCCTACGTGCTCGTCGACGACCGGCCGGCGTTCAAGTTCCGCGTCGACGAACGGGAGCTGCGACAGAAGCTGGTGGCCTGA
- a CDS encoding sulfurtransferase TusA family protein, whose translation MSEPTIPDTAPDVEPEMTVDNRGRGCASGIARVQRALEDLPDGAVLVIRSTDRRAKREYPQLAAQTPHELLAIESERGRLLRKEYTTYLEIRRE comes from the coding sequence ATGTCTGAACCGACGATCCCCGACACCGCGCCGGATGTCGAGCCGGAGATGACCGTCGACAACCGAGGTCGTGGCTGTGCGAGCGGGATCGCTCGGGTACAGCGGGCGCTCGAAGACTTGCCGGACGGTGCCGTACTGGTCATCCGGAGCACCGACAGACGAGCCAAACGAGAGTATCCACAGCTCGCGGCGCAGACGCCACACGAACTGCTCGCCATCGAGAGCGAGCGCGGACGCCTCCTCCGCAAGGAGTACACCACCTACCTGGAGATACGTCGAGAGTGA
- a CDS encoding DUF2249 domain-containing protein, with amino-acid sequence MSLEPAEADRRLDVREIDGEPFGDIMAAVQELEDDESLLLINSFEPEPLYDVLEQRGFTYEAANPEPDLWHVEVEHA; translated from the coding sequence ATGAGTCTCGAACCGGCCGAGGCGGATCGTCGGCTCGATGTCCGGGAGATCGACGGCGAACCGTTCGGCGACATCATGGCTGCCGTACAGGAACTGGAGGACGACGAGTCGCTGCTCTTGATCAACAGTTTCGAGCCCGAACCGCTGTACGACGTGCTCGAACAGCGCGGGTTCACCTACGAGGCGGCCAACCCGGAACCCGATCTCTGGCACGTCGAAGTCGAACACGCCTGA